TTCCATGACTTTCTAAGCGTTGGATCATTTTTTCGGACTTCTTCTTGGGACCTAAAATTCCAATATAGGGTATTGGAAACTGAAGGAGCTGCTCCAAAACCACACATTCGTACTCAAAATTATGAGTCATCAATAGAGCTACAGTCTGAGAATCAATTTCTAAATTTTTCACCACCTCATTAGCAGTTCCAAGAATAATTGTTTTTGCTTTTGGAAAGCGGCTTTTGGTTGCTTGATTAGCTCTACCATCAATTAAAATTAATTCAAAACCTAAAATATCGGCCAATTGAGATAAGGGAATGGTGTCATTTCCGGCCCCAAAAAGTAAAAGTCGGGTAGGAGGTTTCACTTTCTCATAAAAGACCTGAACAGAATCATGTTCGGGATAGCTTTTGATCAAACTTCCCATACTGTCTCTATCATTGACTTGTGCCAAAATACTTTCCAGTAACACAGGGTCTACCTTATCCAAATGTCCTTCTGAAATTCCATTATTTGATAAAATGACTGTTCCCACTTGTTCAGACCTGGAATTTTTAATAGAAAAAATGGTCACCAGTGTACTTACATTTCTATCTGAGAGCGCCATTTTTAACAAATTCACAGAATTCAATTCATCAGAATAATCTATGGGTTCTATTAAAACCTGAATAATGCCATTGCAACCAAGTCCCACTCCAAATTTCTGATCATCTTCATCCGTGGTGTCATAGGTGACAAGCATGGATTTTTGTTTAAAAATTACAGACTGAGCTTTTCGAAGAGCATCCCCTTCAAGACAACCACCGCTAATTGCTCCTGTGAGTTCCCCATCTTCTGATACAAGCATTCTGGCACCCGGTCTTCTGTAGGCTGAACCATCCACATGGACCACTGTTGCCAAAGCTATTTTCTTCCCTGAGCTTTTGTATAAATCATATGCTTGAATGATAGACTGGAATTCTTTCATTGTTCAAATTAACGTTTCAAGAGAATATTCTTGATTAAGATAAGGTACCCTTGCATCGAAATCAAAAGAATCCCTTTAAACGGCCTAAAAGATTTATTTTTTATAAGTTTTCTAACATTAATCATCCCTTATAAATCCTTCCTTTATTGACCATGCTACAATTCAGCTCTTTTTAAAGCATCAGCCATACTAATTTTTAAAATATGCTATCTTTCTCTACCAATATCCTCCCCATGAAAAAAAGCTACTTCTCCTTAATTCTATTTCTCCTATTAATTCAACACACTTTTGCTCAGTTGACTAGGGATGAAATCATTAAAGAGTCCAACAAAGAGTTGAGATCATCGCTATTGAAATTTAAGGAGTATCTGAGTATCCCAAACAACGGATCCCTTCCTTCAGATATTCAGGCGAATCTAGCTTGGTGCAAAGAAGCTTTGGAAAGTAGAGGGTTTAAAACTCAAGAATTGAAATCCGGTAGGGTGCCACATCTATTTGCAGCAGGCGAAATGGATCCAAAAAAGAAAACCATTTTGGTGTACATGCAGATCGATGGCCAGCCTGTTGATTCAAGCTCTTGGGATCAGGAAAGCCCATATATCCCAGCTTTAAAGATGGAAGAAGGAGATTCTTGGGAAGAAATCAATTGGAATTTTTTAGAAGGTCCCATTGATCCAGAATGGAAAATATTTGCCAGATCAGCCTCAGACTCCAAAGGTCCGACAATGACATTTTTAACAGCCTTAGATATACTGAGACGAACTGGAAATACTCCTTCTGTGAATCTAAAGTTTATCTTGGATTTTCAAGAGGAGTTGAGCTCTCCCGAATTAGCTGATGTAGTTTCCCAAAACAAACAATTATTCAAAGCCGATGGTATTCTCATCATGGATGGCACTCGCCACATCTCCAATTTGCCCAATTTGACATTTGGGGCTAGAGGAATCGCTACAGCTACGATCAAAGTCTTTGGAGCTAAAAACGACCTTCATTCAGGGCAATATGGAAATTTTGCACCCAACCCAGTTTTCTCTCTTTCAAAACTATTGGCAGCAATGAAAGATGATCAAGGAAAAGTCCTTATACCAGGATTCTATGATGGTATAGAACTTACAGAAGCAGATATCCAAGCAATGAAAGAAGTTCCTGAAGATTTGGAAACCATCAAAAATGAATTGGGTTTTGCAGAATCGGAAAAAGTAGGAAACACGCTTCAGGAAGCCTTACAATATCCATCATTGAATGTTCGCGGACTCCAGGCAGCTTGGGTTGGAGAAGAAGTGAGAACTTTAATTCCTTCGGAAGCCATTGCAGAAATCGATATGAGGTTAGTAAAAGAAACTCCTGCAGAAAGGCAAATAGCTCTACTCAGAAAGTTTATTGTCGATCAAGGCTATCATCTGGTTGACGGGAAACCGACAGCAACAGATAGACAAAATTATCCTAAACTGGCATCTTTTGATTTTAGGATAGGATCAGCACCCTTTAGGTCAGAGATAGATTCCCCATTTGGAGATTGGCTCAAAGAGGGAATGAATTATATCTTTGATGAGAACTTCATTAATACCAGAACCACAGGAGGCTCACAGCCAATGGCTCCTTTTATCAATAGTTTAGGTGTACCGGCTGTATCAGTTAGAATTCCCAATCCTGACAACAGCATTCACGCACCCAATGAAAACATACGAATCGGAAATTACCTTGAAGGTATTCAAACCTGTTTGGCCCTAATGAGTATTCCTTTTAAATAAATAAAGTAGAATAAAAATCAACCTATGCAGATTCCAAGTTTGGCGGAGATCAAAAAAGAATTGAGCCATTTAAACGAACAAGAGCTGAAAGACCTGATTGTAGATTTAAGTAAATTCAGTAGGGATAATAAAGCCTATTTGTTCTTTAAATTATATGGCAGGGATTCACCAGGCTTATACCTACAAATGGTTCAGGAAGAATTGGAAACTGAATTTGACTTAGCAAGAGCCGACCATTCTTATTATGCGAAGAAGTCCATCCAGAAAATTCGTAGGAAAATGAACAAACTCCTTAAACTCAGTAAGCATAAACCTGATCAAGTTGAAGGATTGTTGTTTTTCTGCGAGCAAATGAAAGAGCATGGGTTTTTGGAACATGACAATCGGGTTATTGATAATTTATACCAAGTGCAATTAAATAAAGTGCAAAAATTGATTAGCACTTTGCATGAAGATTTGCAATTTGATTACGAAGGCAGGGTTGAGGAGTTAGCCTAAGCTTGAAGTATACCTTAGGCAAATATTTACTACTTAAGATCAAATAAACTCATGATTCAGCACAAAAACATACTCCTTTTGTTCCTTTTAGGATTGGTTTATTTCAATTCATATTCCCAGGTTAAAAATTTGGGGAAAGCGGATTTTGAGGATTGGAAAAATGATCGAATTGAAGAAGTCACATCTGAAAATGGATGGCTTAATCTTTCTGGTTTATTTTGGCTTAATAATGAATTAAAATTCTTAAACACCCTCAATCAAGAGCTCATTTTAGAGACTCAATCTAGGAATGAAAACCTTGGTTATTTTGAGTGGAATGCTGATTCTGTATGGTTTATTCCCAATTCAAGGACGAGGGAAAAATTCAATTTACCTTCGAAAATTCTCCAATTTCCAGAGGAAAGCTATGGTAGTAATGCATTGAAAATTCCTCCTTGGAAATGGTCCATAATTGAAAGAGATGAATCTTTTGGAGTTAGAACCCGAAATTTGAACCACCCTTCGATTTCAAAGTTTAATGGAATCCCTGCCTATGGATACCAAGAAAATTGGTCGATAGAAGCCCAATTCATTCCAAAATTCAATGAATCGATCTTGATAAAAAATGTAGTGGGGCAAGAATATGAGGTGAATGTAATGGGGCATATTTTATTCCAATATGAAGGTCAAGATCATGAGCTTTTGGCTTTTGAGGAAGAGGGTAAACTTTGGGTGATTTTTTCAGATCTAACAAATGAAAAGGAAACCTATCCTTCAGGTAGATATATGTATGTCGGTTTTCCTGATAGAACCGGCAAACTTAATCTGGATTTTAACTATGCCTACAATCCACCCTGTGCATTTACAAAATTTGCAACTTGTCCTATTCCCCCAAAAGAAAACAGATTGGATTTTGCAATACCAGCAGGAGAGAAGTGGCCCAAGGATTTGGGGTATTAATCAAAACTTGTTTTAATTAATTTTTAACAGAAAACTCTATCGTTGAAATTGCTTCTTCGGATTCCTTTGATTGATTGTTTTCTAAATCAATCTCAAAAAGTCGATTCAAGTTATTGCCAGCCAAATCCTCTAAGCGAGTTTCGATTTCCACTTTATAACTTCCAGCCTTCCATCTTTCAGTAGGTAAAAATCTAATCCTGTTTTCGTGGCTAGCAAGTTCCCATGTTCCGGGAATCTCTAAATTCTCTTCACTTTTTATAATAAAAACCTCTTGTAATAATGCATAATCCAAAGGCTCTAAAAAATTCATTTGAAACGCATCCTTGGTCTCAGCTTTAGGTACCTCTAATTCCCAATTTGATGGAGTGGGAGATACGCTATCCCGATCAGTGACTGTATAAGCTTTTATGAAGTCTGAAGACATAGCTAAACCATTTTTGCTTTTCCAACCCTCTGTAACAATCAGTTTATAATTTTGATTTTTTTCCAAAGGAGCTCCCATTTCTAAATTGGGAATTAAATCTCTTTTAATCCTCCCCGGATCCAACCATACCGTCAATTGTGTTCCTGTTTGATCCCATAATTCAGGTTGAAGGTTTAAAAAGACAGCAGGTACTGTATCTTGATCGGCGTCCAGAAGTTTTATATAATTTAATGCCACTCCCTCTTTCATGGGTTGAGAAAATTTCAAATAGACTTTAAGTAGGTTTTCTGGAACAGTATCCTGGCTTGGGAAAACTGATTCCACCACAGGGATCATTTCCACATCGTCCAGAGTTGGAATAGAAATCTCTTTGACAACTTTACCTTTTACCAGTATTTCATAGGTTAAGCCCCTAGTAAATGGAATAATAGGCTTAAATACTTTGACTTCATTTTGTGTTTTTAATTCACCAAAAATTGAAACCCTCTCAGTATCCTGAACTAACCGAATTTCTAAATCCTTTGCTTCAAGTAGATCTGGAATTTTGATTCCTATCGCTTTTTGATCATCCCATAAAACAGCATAATCTATCTCGTTATTTTCCGAGCAGGAAACCAAGAGTATTGAAACAAAAAAAATCAGATTATGAATGAAACATAACCTGATTTTAAAAAAATAAACAATCATTATCTCAGTAAATATTCAGCTTTATCTGTACTCCATAAATCTAGTGATCCATTGGATTTCCTTTGAAGAATTATCATGGTTCCATCATCCATTTTATCTAATTGCTGCACATTTGTTAAGGGCATAGAAACAAAGTCAACTCCCTCAGTTGCAAAGTTATCTGGAACTGGCTCAGTAAGTGAACCTTCAAAGCTTTCTATATCTTCAAAATTAACTCTGAAAACTGGTCTATTGGAATTTGCCATCACCAGGTAGGACTTACCATCTTTTTCAACATTCAATATATCCAAAGGCTGATTTCCACTACCCATTTCTGCAATCGTTCTTCCTTTGATATGCTTCCCAGCAGTCAAATCGTCCATCGGGAATAAAACTAAAGGTGTACATGTATAACTAGCCACCAAGTATTCCTTACCATTGATTTCAGCAGTAGTAAACGTCTTGATTGGGGAAGTAGTCTCGTACCTTCCATGAGCAGCATGAAAGATCTCTAAAGATGCAAAATCCTGATCATCTGTGAATGGAAAAGGGATACTTCGGAACGTGGAACTGAATTCTTGATTGGATAGACCACTAACCAATAATTTTCCATTGGAATAACCCAAGTCAGAAATTGAAGAAACTCTCAATGAGCGACCTCTTCCATCTTTGGCATCTTCCGCAGGTGAATTATTGAGTTCAACAGAAGCAAATTCAACATCCTCTAAAGAAACAGGCATCATTTGATCTCCTTCTAACTTTAACAAAACTGGAGTTCCATCTGCAGCTTGGACAGCCATATAAACTTTCTTGGAAGTAGGGTTTACTGCAATATCCAAAATGGAGATGTTATCCACTGTGGTACCCATGCGATCCGCTAACTTTTTATCGATCCCTTTTAAATCAATGCTTTCTATGTCTTTGGTATATTCATTATCCTTGGTGTTGATTGCAAAAACTGAGGCACTTTTGGAATCTCCAAGAAAAAGAACTCCCTCTGGGCCAAAAGCCAAAGAGGTAATGGACTTGATTTCGGGTGTGCCTTTGGCCATACCATAAGGCAGCTCAACCGAACGAAAAGTAAATGCCAAAATGGATGTCATCAGTAGACAAATACCTATAAGCAGACTTTTATTTTTCATGATTAATTTGGTTTAAATATCTGAGGATTATTAAGTTAATCAATTATTGTCAAACTAGGTAAGAACTCGTAATGTTTCCAAGGCAATCATCTACATCTTAGAATAAGAAATAATTATTTTTCTCAGTGATTCTTCCACCAAGCTTTATTCTCCCTAGGTCTATCAAGTGTGATCAATTCACCTATCATGGGAGTGATATAGTCTATTTCCCTTCTTTCTGCCGATTCTATAAATTTTTCCACAGGTTCGGTCCAAGAATGTTGCGCCAAAGAAAATCCAGCCCAATGAACAGGCATAATTTGCTTGGCTTGGCCATCCATGGCTGCTTGAACACTTTCATCTGGAAATAAGTGAATTAACCTCCAGTTTTCATTGTATTGTCCACATTCCATCCAGGCAAAATCAAAAGGACCTAAACGCTTTCCTACTTCTTCAAAATGCTCCCCATATCCACCATCTCCGCTAAACCAGATATTTTCATTATTTGTTTTAAATGCCCAGCCACCCCACATGGATTTTGCTCTGTCTGTCAGCCCTCTACCAGAAAAATGTCTCGTAGGTGTATAGGTTATTTGAATATTATTCAAATCTTCACTTTTCCACCAATTAAACTCAGTTATCAGATCAGAATCAATACCCCATTTGACAAGATGACGAGCTACGCCCATTCCTACATAATATTGTTTCACTTTTCCTTTTAGCTTGAGAATACTATCCAAGTCTAAGTGGTCATAATGATCATGGGTCATCAAAAGCAAATCAATTTCAGGGAACTCATCGATAAGAGATAAAGTATCTTGGCTAAATCGTTTTGTGGAAAAAGGAGCTATAGGAGAGGCATTAGGTCCAAGCATGGGATCAATAAGAATGGTCTTATTATTCAATCGCAGGAGAATTGCGGAATGTCCATACCAAATGAATTTCGCCTTCTCAGAGGGTTTCAAAAACTCCTTTTTATCAAATCCAATGACTGGAATAGGCTTTTTAGACTCCCTGCCTTCCTTCTCACAAAACTGCTTGTATAAAAATTTAGGAAGGGCTTGAAAGCTAAAATCCATACTTGTAGGCTCTAGGTTGAGAAACTTTTCACCATCCCAGTTTTCAATTTCTTTATATTTTTCAATATCACTTTTGGTGATCTTACCACCGAACTGCTTTCTCATTCCATTGATATATTAAAAACTTCACCTCCTCATCAGAAAAAAGAGGACTAAATACCTAACTCAAACTGAATAAACATGCCATGAGTTTCAAACTTCTTTTTTCTAAGAATAAGGTAAAAGGTACTGCATTTGGAACCAATCTTTAGATAATTGAATGACAGATGGTTATATGATGTTTTGAAAAATTCAATTAAATTAAGCTTAAATTTTTTAATCAAATAGTTCTTTCATAAACCTTAATGCTCTTTTAAATATGACTGGCCTGACTGTTTTAGATGTATTCATAAGTTTGGTTTTCATTTACTTGCTATACAGCCTTTTTGCCATGACAGTGATAGAATTTATCACTTCCTCTTTTGGCTCCAGGTCAAAAAATTTACAAACAGGAATTGACCGGCTATTGGCAGATGATAACCAATCCAGTAAGTGGAATCACACATTTCTTAACCTATTTTATTCATTCTCCACCAATGCATTCACACAGTTTTTCTATAAACACCCTTCCATCAAATATTTAGGTCATAAAGGGATCAATACCAAGCCTTCCTACATTTCGGCAAATAGGTTTAGTAGCACGCTTGTAGATATTTTGAAGAAAGGATATCATGAGGAATCGACAGATAATATCTCAGCTTCTTTGGGGCAAATATTACCTTTTGATTTATCAGAGTTGGAGGCTAGAATCGATCAGTTAAAAGCTGATTTGAAGGATCTCAAATCAAAACCAAGTAGCAGTTCTTTTGAAATAGAAGCCACTCAGGAAGAACTTGATTTTTTAAAAAATGACCTTCAAAAGAGATTGCAAAGATTTGGAGAGTCTTTTCATGAAGACTTGAACATAGGTCCAGATACAAAATATCAATTAAGTTCTCTGTGGAATAAATCAGAAAATGACATTGAAAAATTTCAAAGCCTTATCAACCATTGGTTTGAAGAGCAAATGGATAGAATTTCGGGTTGGTATAAAAGAAAAGTCACTTTCCTGACCTTCTTAGTAGGTTTTATAATTGCGGCATTGTTTAATGTAGACACCATTCACCTGGTAAAGGATTTGTCTCAGAATGAAACCATGAGAACACTTTTAGTGGATAGTGCGCAGGAATTTATTGCTAATAATCCGGATGGAATCACCGAAAACATGACTTCCGAACAGAGAGATTATATCAGTTCAGTAAAGAAGGAAATGGATCAATATACTTCTGTATTAAGCAATAATAAAGAAGACAATTTTCCAGCAATTTTAGGTTGGCTTATTTCTGCATTTGCATTTTCATTAGGCGCACCATTTTGGTTTGACTTGTTGAATAAACTGATGAAAGTTCGCCCTTCCATTCAGATACCTGCAAATAATCCAGAAAAGAAGGGTTCTGAAGATGTAATCACTAAAGCAATTGGGTGATGGAAACGTATCGAGGTATTGCCACAACACTGATGAATTCGAGAATTGATTATCCTTCTGTAAATGCAAGGAAAGGAGTCCTTTTGAACGCAGGTTCTGAAATCGAAATATCACATGCTATTAAAGGGGAAATGTACCGATCTACCGATATTTGGTATGTTTTGACGAACCACACATTTGTTTGGAGTGGAACCATTCATACACCTCAATCGGTCCCTTTTATTGAAAAAAAGCTTTTGATTACGGCCGATGATATTGGGATCGTTCAGGAGATTGATGAAGGAGCAAAAATGGCTTTATATAACAAGTGGATTAACTCAGTAGCCATTTTGGTCAATGGAAAAACTGAATCCAATTTAACTGAGCTTTATGAATTCCTGAAAAACAACTGCAGCAAAAGCTCTGATATTCCACTAATTGATACAACCCATTTAGGTTTACATTTTACCATGACTTCGGGAGAACCAGTAGCAAACCCCGCGGATGTAGGATTACTTTTGGATGATAAGGGCTGTTTCAAAAAATTCACAAAATTCAATAAAGACTATGAAGCAGATCAATATGTCCACCAAATCATCCTAGAGTTTCAAGCTCAGTATGATAAATTTAAAAGTGTTTTTAAGAGAGAACCCGATCATTTGACCTCTCATCATGATGTTCTCACTTTCAACCGACCTCTTTTTCATTTTATGAACGAATGGTCCGATAAAAGAAATATTCCTATCAGGAATCATAAATTTTTACCATCCGGAAAGAGATTTTGGTATGACACTTTGGTTTTGAGAAATGTAGACCTCCCAAGCATATCAAGAATGAATGACTGGAAAAATGATTTTGGAACAAAAGCTTATGGACCTGAACATACGTTCGTTGCACATTACGGACCTCTTCCACCTTTGGCAGTAGTTGATTATAACAAACAGGTCAGGAAGAAAAAGAAAATACTCAAGGAAGGAATATTGGATTTTTTACTGAGCAAAGATCAAGTCAGAGAAATAGTAATTCACCTGATTAAGTCTGAAAATAGAAGACAAAGAGACTTGATCAAAGAGCATCAATCATTGCTTGATTTATATTCTGGCATAGACA
Above is a window of Algoriphagus machipongonensis DNA encoding:
- a CDS encoding Ig-like domain-containing protein translates to MVSCSENNEIDYAVLWDDQKAIGIKIPDLLEAKDLEIRLVQDTERVSIFGELKTQNEVKVFKPIIPFTRGLTYEILVKGKVVKEISIPTLDDVEMIPVVESVFPSQDTVPENLLKVYLKFSQPMKEGVALNYIKLLDADQDTVPAVFLNLQPELWDQTGTQLTVWLDPGRIKRDLIPNLEMGAPLEKNQNYKLIVTEGWKSKNGLAMSSDFIKAYTVTDRDSVSPTPSNWELEVPKAETKDAFQMNFLEPLDYALLQEVFIIKSEENLEIPGTWELASHENRIRFLPTERWKAGSYKVEIETRLEDLAGNNLNRLFEIDLENNQSKESEEAISTIEFSVKN
- a CDS encoding M20/M25/M40 family metallo-hydrolase; the protein is MKKSYFSLILFLLLIQHTFAQLTRDEIIKESNKELRSSLLKFKEYLSIPNNGSLPSDIQANLAWCKEALESRGFKTQELKSGRVPHLFAAGEMDPKKKTILVYMQIDGQPVDSSSWDQESPYIPALKMEEGDSWEEINWNFLEGPIDPEWKIFARSASDSKGPTMTFLTALDILRRTGNTPSVNLKFILDFQEELSSPELADVVSQNKQLFKADGILIMDGTRHISNLPNLTFGARGIATATIKVFGAKNDLHSGQYGNFAPNPVFSLSKLLAAMKDDQGKVLIPGFYDGIELTEADIQAMKEVPEDLETIKNELGFAESEKVGNTLQEALQYPSLNVRGLQAAWVGEEVRTLIPSEAIAEIDMRLVKETPAERQIALLRKFIVDQGYHLVDGKPTATDRQNYPKLASFDFRIGSAPFRSEIDSPFGDWLKEGMNYIFDENFINTRTTGGSQPMAPFINSLGVPAVSVRIPNPDNSIHAPNENIRIGNYLEGIQTCLALMSIPFK
- a CDS encoding ChbG/HpnK family deacetylase, which gives rise to METYRGIATTLMNSRIDYPSVNARKGVLLNAGSEIEISHAIKGEMYRSTDIWYVLTNHTFVWSGTIHTPQSVPFIEKKLLITADDIGIVQEIDEGAKMALYNKWINSVAILVNGKTESNLTELYEFLKNNCSKSSDIPLIDTTHLGLHFTMTSGEPVANPADVGLLLDDKGCFKKFTKFNKDYEADQYVHQIILEFQAQYDKFKSVFKREPDHLTSHHDVLTFNRPLFHFMNEWSDKRNIPIRNHKFLPSGKRFWYDTLVLRNVDLPSISRMNDWKNDFGTKAYGPEHTFVAHYGPLPPLAVVDYNKQVRKKKKILKEGILDFLLSKDQVREIVIHLIKSENRRQRDLIKEHQSLLDLYSGIDIKYFDGRVAEYLSLKNNNPIKLSPWIAFLPCSQQAVT
- a CDS encoding DUF1684 domain-containing protein: MIQHKNILLLFLLGLVYFNSYSQVKNLGKADFEDWKNDRIEEVTSENGWLNLSGLFWLNNELKFLNTLNQELILETQSRNENLGYFEWNADSVWFIPNSRTREKFNLPSKILQFPEESYGSNALKIPPWKWSIIERDESFGVRTRNLNHPSISKFNGIPAYGYQENWSIEAQFIPKFNESILIKNVVGQEYEVNVMGHILFQYEGQDHELLAFEEEGKLWVIFSDLTNEKETYPSGRYMYVGFPDRTGKLNLDFNYAYNPPCAFTKFATCPIPPKENRLDFAIPAGEKWPKDLGY
- a CDS encoding XdhC family protein; protein product: MKEFQSIIQAYDLYKSSGKKIALATVVHVDGSAYRRPGARMLVSEDGELTGAISGGCLEGDALRKAQSVIFKQKSMLVTYDTTDEDDQKFGVGLGCNGIIQVLIEPIDYSDELNSVNLLKMALSDRNVSTLVTIFSIKNSRSEQVGTVILSNNGISEGHLDKVDPVLLESILAQVNDRDSMGSLIKSYPEHDSVQVFYEKVKPPTRLLLFGAGNDTIPLSQLADILGFELILIDGRANQATKSRFPKAKTIILGTANEVVKNLEIDSQTVALLMTHNFEYECVVLEQLLQFPIPYIGILGPKKKSEKMIQRLESHGISIEKDNLYSPMGLDIGAEGSEEIALSILAEIKAVLAGKNGGFLKDKEGPIHEEIA
- a CDS encoding MBL fold metallo-hydrolase, with amino-acid sequence MRKQFGGKITKSDIEKYKEIENWDGEKFLNLEPTSMDFSFQALPKFLYKQFCEKEGRESKKPIPVIGFDKKEFLKPSEKAKFIWYGHSAILLRLNNKTILIDPMLGPNASPIAPFSTKRFSQDTLSLIDEFPEIDLLLMTHDHYDHLDLDSILKLKGKVKQYYVGMGVARHLVKWGIDSDLITEFNWWKSEDLNNIQITYTPTRHFSGRGLTDRAKSMWGGWAFKTNNENIWFSGDGGYGEHFEEVGKRLGPFDFAWMECGQYNENWRLIHLFPDESVQAAMDGQAKQIMPVHWAGFSLAQHSWTEPVEKFIESAERREIDYITPMIGELITLDRPRENKAWWKNH